The following proteins come from a genomic window of Pseudomonas syringae:
- a CDS encoding LON peptidase substrate-binding domain-containing protein, whose product MTLPLFPLNAVLFPGCILDLQLFEARYLDMIGRCMKQGEGFGVVCITEGSETGPVPGGYSLIGCEALVQDFQQQDNGLLGIRVVGGRRFRVVSAEVQRDQLLVAEVEWLEEPEERPLQEEDADLVALLEALAEHPMVASLNMGVSAAGQYALSNQLAYLLPFTEQDKVELLEIDDPEERLDAIQELLDEMQGDMQA is encoded by the coding sequence ATGACACTGCCATTATTTCCGCTGAACGCCGTGCTGTTTCCGGGGTGCATTCTTGATCTGCAGCTGTTTGAAGCGCGCTACCTGGACATGATCGGTCGCTGCATGAAGCAGGGCGAAGGGTTTGGCGTGGTGTGCATCACCGAGGGCAGTGAGACGGGGCCGGTGCCGGGCGGTTATTCGTTGATCGGCTGCGAGGCGCTGGTTCAGGATTTTCAGCAGCAGGACAACGGCCTGCTGGGCATCCGTGTGGTCGGCGGGCGTCGTTTCCGCGTGGTGTCCGCTGAAGTGCAGCGTGATCAGTTGCTGGTCGCCGAGGTTGAGTGGCTGGAAGAACCCGAGGAGCGCCCGTTACAGGAAGAAGACGCCGACCTGGTTGCGCTGCTTGAGGCCCTCGCCGAACACCCGATGGTCGCGTCCTTGAACATGGGCGTGTCCGCTGCCGGCCAGTACGCGCTGTCCAATCAGCTCGCGTACCTGCTGCCGTTTACCGAGCAGGACAAAGTCGAACTGCTGGAAATCGACGACCCCGAAGAACGCCTCGACGCGATCCAGGAACTGCTGGATGAAATGCAGGGCGATATGCAGGCCTGA
- a CDS encoding LrgB family protein translates to MNLDWHGAWLSVIHHPLFGIAITLGAYQLAMAAYEKTRWLFLQPVLVSMVVVIGIVLFCDLEYAEYRKSTEILGTLLGPATVALAVPLYLNMRRIRQLLWPTLTTLVIGGVFATGLCVGLGVLFGADHMILMTMAPKSVTSPIAMLVAEQIGGVAALAAVFVLITGVFGAIFGPGLLTLAGVDNPAARGMALGLTAHAVGTSVALQEGEEAGAFAALAMSLMGVATALFLPLAMSLAI, encoded by the coding sequence ATGAATCTGGACTGGCATGGCGCGTGGCTGTCGGTGATTCACCACCCGTTGTTCGGTATCGCGATTACGCTGGGCGCCTATCAACTGGCGATGGCCGCTTATGAGAAAACCCGCTGGTTGTTCCTGCAGCCGGTGCTGGTCTCGATGGTGGTGGTGATCGGCATCGTACTGTTCTGCGACCTTGAATACGCTGAATACCGCAAAAGCACCGAGATTCTGGGGACTCTGCTCGGCCCGGCGACGGTTGCCCTGGCCGTGCCGCTTTATCTGAATATGCGCCGCATCCGGCAGTTGTTGTGGCCGACCTTGACTACGCTGGTGATTGGCGGGGTCTTCGCCACCGGGCTGTGTGTCGGGCTGGGCGTCTTGTTCGGTGCCGATCACATGATTCTGATGACCATGGCGCCGAAGTCGGTTACATCACCCATTGCCATGCTGGTCGCGGAGCAGATTGGCGGAGTAGCGGCGCTGGCGGCGGTTTTTGTATTGATTACCGGCGTGTTCGGTGCCATTTTCGGCCCGGGCCTGTTGACGCTGGCGGGGGTGGATAACCCGGCAGCGCGCGGCATGGCCTTGGGGCTGACTGCACACGCGGTAGGCACATCCGTGGCGTTGCAGGAAGGTGAGGAAGCAGGGGCTTTTGCTGCGTTGGCAATGAGTTTGATGGGCGTTGCAACGGCACTGTTCCTGCCGCTGGCAATGTCGCTGGCCATTTAA
- a CDS encoding acetyl-CoA C-acetyltransferase → MTHPRRVAIVGGNRIPFARSNGPYATASNQDMLTAALEGLIERFNLHGLRLGEVVAGAVLKHSRDFNLTRECVLGSRLSAQTPAYDIQQACGTGLEAALLVANKIALGQIECGIAGGVDTTSDAPIGVNEGLRTILLQVNRAKTPGDKLKALLQLRPHHLKPELPRNGEPRTGLSMGQHCELMAQTWGIERSAQDQLALESHLKMAAAYAEGWQDDLMTPYLGLIRDNNLRPDLTLEKLASLKPAFERSAKGTLSAGNSTPLTDGASVVLLASEEWARERGLPVLAYWRDGEAAAVDFAKGAEGLLMAPVYAVPRLLARNGLTLQDFDYYEIHEAFAAQVLCTLKAWEDAEYCKTRLGLDAPLGSIDRSKMNVKGSSLAAGHPFAATGGRIVANLAKLLDAVGSGRGLISICAAGGQGVTAILER, encoded by the coding sequence ATGACGCATCCACGTCGAGTCGCCATCGTCGGCGGTAACCGCATTCCGTTCGCCCGCTCCAATGGCCCTTATGCCACGGCCAGCAATCAGGACATGCTCACAGCCGCACTCGAAGGCCTGATCGAGCGGTTCAACCTGCACGGGTTGCGTCTGGGGGAAGTGGTGGCAGGTGCAGTGCTCAAGCATTCCAGAGACTTCAACCTGACCCGCGAATGCGTGTTGGGTTCGCGGCTGTCTGCGCAAACCCCGGCCTATGACATTCAGCAGGCCTGCGGCACCGGGCTGGAGGCTGCGCTGCTGGTGGCCAACAAGATTGCATTGGGGCAGATCGAGTGTGGCATTGCCGGAGGGGTGGACACCACGTCCGATGCGCCGATCGGTGTCAATGAAGGCCTGCGCACGATTCTGTTGCAGGTCAATCGCGCCAAAACACCGGGTGACAAGCTCAAGGCCCTGCTGCAATTGCGCCCGCATCACCTCAAACCGGAGCTGCCGCGCAACGGCGAGCCTCGCACGGGTCTGTCCATGGGCCAGCACTGCGAACTCATGGCGCAGACCTGGGGCATAGAGCGCTCGGCCCAGGATCAACTGGCGCTGGAGAGTCACCTGAAAATGGCCGCTGCTTATGCCGAAGGCTGGCAGGATGATCTGATGACTCCGTACCTTGGGTTGATCCGCGACAACAACCTGCGCCCGGACCTGACCCTGGAAAAACTCGCCAGCCTCAAGCCAGCGTTCGAGCGTAGCGCCAAGGGCACGCTGTCGGCGGGTAACTCGACGCCGCTGACCGATGGCGCGTCGGTGGTGCTGCTGGCCAGTGAAGAGTGGGCGCGCGAGCGAGGCTTGCCGGTGCTGGCTTACTGGCGTGACGGCGAGGCGGCGGCCGTTGATTTCGCCAAGGGGGCGGAAGGGCTGTTGATGGCCCCGGTCTACGCTGTGCCGCGTTTGCTGGCGCGCAACGGGCTGACGCTTCAGGATTTTGATTATTACGAGATTCACGAAGCGTTTGCGGCTCAGGTGCTGTGTACGCTCAAGGCGTGGGAAGACGCCGAGTACTGCAAAACCCGCCTTGGGCTGGACGCGCCGCTGGGATCGATAGACCGCAGCAAAATGAATGTCAAAGGCAGCTCGCTTGCCGCTGGCCACCCGTTTGCCGCCACCGGAGGCCGGATTGTCGCCAACCTGGCCAAACTGCTCGACGCCGTAGGCAGCGGACGCGGCTTGATCTCGATCTGCGCGGCAGGGGGCCAGGGCGTGACGGCGATTCTGGAGCGTTAG
- a CDS encoding MaoC/PaaZ C-terminal domain-containing protein, protein MTAHWRYLDSLQPLSNLFLQAALRRRKVTGSQLPDLGLRSWIAVDTDKLEAYRKVCGFEDSSLLPPTYPHVMAFQLQMQLMTSPEFPFPLLGLIHVDNCIRIHRPLGGVSQLYISVQATDLRPHRKGAMFTLVTQAEDGLGLLWEEESTMLCTAAQPDSSSAEQEEPARLPLLQVESWRAPPQIGRDYAKVSGDYNPIHLSAPSAKMFGFPRAIAHGMWLKARTLAALDEHLPASNVEISVQFQKAVRLPADVMLSASAAGSHGQFQVDNDQDTVHMTGSWQPVTP, encoded by the coding sequence ATGACGGCTCACTGGCGCTACCTCGATTCCCTGCAACCCCTTTCCAATCTGTTCCTTCAGGCGGCCCTGCGCCGCCGCAAAGTGACCGGCTCGCAGTTACCCGATCTTGGCTTGCGTAGCTGGATCGCGGTGGATACCGACAAGCTGGAGGCCTACCGCAAGGTGTGCGGCTTCGAAGACAGCAGCCTGCTGCCGCCGACCTATCCGCATGTCATGGCGTTTCAGCTACAGATGCAGTTGATGACCTCGCCGGAATTCCCGTTCCCGCTGCTGGGGTTGATTCATGTCGACAATTGCATCCGCATCCATCGCCCGCTGGGGGGCGTGAGCCAGCTGTATATCAGCGTTCAGGCCACTGACCTGCGTCCGCATCGCAAAGGCGCGATGTTCACCCTGGTGACGCAGGCTGAAGACGGGCTGGGCCTGCTCTGGGAAGAAGAAAGCACCATGCTCTGCACCGCTGCGCAGCCAGACAGCTCGTCTGCCGAGCAGGAAGAACCCGCACGGCTACCACTGCTGCAGGTGGAAAGCTGGCGGGCGCCGCCACAGATCGGTCGCGATTACGCCAAGGTGTCCGGCGACTACAATCCGATTCACCTGAGCGCACCGAGTGCCAAGATGTTTGGTTTCCCGCGCGCCATTGCACATGGCATGTGGCTGAAGGCTCGGACGCTGGCGGCGCTGGACGAGCATTTGCCCGCCTCCAATGTCGAGATCAGCGTGCAATTCCAGAAGGCCGTGCGCCTGCCCGCCGATGTGATGCTGTCGGCCAGTGCTGCGGGTTCACATGGCCAGTTTCAGGTCGACAATGATCAGGACACCGTGCACATGACCGGCAGTTGGCAGCCCGTTACTCCGTAA
- a CDS encoding CidA/LrgA family protein, translating into MLLRGLTWLVLFQLLGTALNHLFLSILPGPIIGLVLLMAYLMLRGEVSEPLSVAAGSLLRYLPLLLVPPAVGVMVYAAAIAEDFWAIFGTLTLSLMISLTFAGWLMQQLIKRQARRQELP; encoded by the coding sequence ATGTTGTTACGGGGTTTGACGTGGCTGGTGCTGTTCCAATTACTGGGGACGGCGCTCAACCACCTGTTTCTGTCGATATTGCCGGGCCCGATCATCGGGCTGGTGCTGTTGATGGCCTATCTGATGCTGCGCGGTGAGGTCAGTGAGCCGCTCAGCGTCGCCGCCGGTAGCCTGCTGCGCTATCTGCCGCTGTTGCTGGTGCCGCCTGCGGTCGGGGTGATGGTCTACGCGGCGGCGATTGCCGAGGATTTCTGGGCGATCTTCGGCACATTGACCCTGTCGCTGATGATTTCTCTGACCTTTGCCGGCTGGCTGATGCAGCAACTCATCAAGCGCCAGGCGCGCCGCCAGGAGTTGCCATGA
- a CDS encoding MazG-like family protein: MNLDELTQRLHRIRDQNDWKPFHSPKNLAMAASVEMAELVEIFQWLREDQSRELPADQLEHAGQEVGDIVLYLLLLCSELGLDMEAVVRSKLADSERRFAR, encoded by the coding sequence ATGAACCTCGACGAGTTGACCCAACGCCTGCACCGCATTCGCGACCAGAACGACTGGAAGCCATTTCACAGCCCCAAGAACCTGGCCATGGCGGCCAGCGTGGAGATGGCCGAGCTGGTGGAAATATTCCAGTGGCTGCGCGAGGACCAGTCTCGCGAGCTGCCTGCCGATCAACTGGAACATGCTGGCCAGGAAGTCGGCGATATTGTCCTTTACCTGTTGCTGCTGTGCAGCGAGCTGGGGCTGGACATGGAAGCCGTGGTGCGCAGCAAACTGGCTGACAGCGAGCGGAGATTCGCCCGGTGA
- a CDS encoding 3-oxoacyl-ACP reductase: MPSDRYIDFANSDMGRRLVNAAGLPAPAHLERWQAGRLRPVEGTLLISAGPLGDRVRQFASRLTDSLYSFGSEMPGASTWVANQGPRLKAVVFDASQILRTEQLRQLRDFFQPLLRNLDHCAHVVILARSPATLEDPLAASTQQAIEGFSRSLAKEMRNGATVKLLQVDEDAQDQLEGALRFFLTPKAAFITGQVVHLSACPTLVQDWTRPLAGRKAVVTGAARGIGASIAETLTRDGAHVILLDVPQTRNELEALASRLGGQALALDICAEDAPAQLLEQLPGGVDILVHNAGITRDKTLANMPEDFWDSVLAVNLNAPQVLTQALLDGGALNDNARIVLMASISGIAGNRGQTNYTTSKAGLIGFARAMAPALKARGISINAIAPGFIETKMTAKMPFTLREAGRRMSTLGQGGSPQDVAEAVAWFSQPGSGAVSGQVLRVCGQSVIGA; this comes from the coding sequence ATGCCGTCAGATCGCTATATCGATTTCGCCAATTCCGACATGGGTCGGCGTCTGGTGAACGCCGCCGGTCTGCCCGCACCGGCGCACCTGGAGCGCTGGCAGGCCGGACGTCTACGCCCCGTCGAAGGTACCCTGCTGATCAGCGCCGGACCGCTGGGCGACCGGGTGCGGCAATTCGCCAGCCGCCTGACCGACTCGCTTTACAGCTTCGGCAGCGAAATGCCCGGGGCGAGCACCTGGGTGGCCAATCAGGGCCCCCGGCTGAAAGCGGTGGTCTTCGACGCCAGTCAGATTCTGCGCACTGAACAGCTCCGGCAGCTTCGTGACTTCTTTCAACCGCTGCTGCGCAACCTCGACCACTGTGCGCATGTGGTGATTCTGGCCAGATCGCCCGCGACTCTGGAAGACCCGCTGGCGGCCAGCACCCAGCAAGCCATCGAAGGTTTCAGCCGTTCGCTGGCCAAAGAGATGCGTAACGGCGCGACCGTCAAGCTGTTGCAGGTGGATGAAGATGCTCAGGACCAACTGGAAGGCGCGTTGCGCTTCTTCTTGACGCCCAAGGCGGCCTTCATCACGGGGCAAGTCGTTCATCTGAGTGCCTGCCCGACCCTGGTTCAAGACTGGACCCGCCCGCTGGCCGGGCGCAAGGCTGTGGTCACCGGTGCAGCGCGGGGCATTGGCGCATCGATTGCTGAAACCCTGACCCGTGACGGCGCACACGTCATTCTGCTGGATGTACCGCAAACCCGAAACGAGCTGGAAGCGCTGGCCTCACGGCTCGGGGGCCAGGCACTGGCGCTGGATATCTGCGCCGAGGACGCGCCTGCCCAACTGCTTGAGCAGTTGCCGGGCGGCGTCGACATTCTGGTCCACAACGCCGGTATCACGCGCGACAAGACGCTGGCCAACATGCCCGAGGACTTCTGGGACTCGGTACTGGCCGTCAACCTCAATGCCCCGCAAGTGCTGACCCAGGCCCTGCTCGACGGCGGCGCGCTGAACGACAACGCGCGAATCGTGCTGATGGCCTCGATCAGCGGCATCGCCGGTAATCGCGGACAGACCAACTACACCACCAGCAAGGCCGGGCTGATCGGTTTTGCCCGCGCCATGGCCCCGGCCCTCAAGGCACGCGGTATCAGCATCAACGCCATCGCCCCGGGTTTCATCGAAACGAAGATGACCGCCAAGATGCCTTTCACCCTTCGCGAAGCCGGTCGGCGCATGAGCACACTGGGTCAGGGCGGTTCGCCTCAGGATGTTGCCGAAGCCGTGGCGTGGTTCAGCCAGCCCGGCAGCGGCGCGGTAAGCGGTCAGGTTTTGCGCGTATGCGGTCAAAGTGTAATCGGGGCCTGA
- a CDS encoding DUF4136 domain-containing protein: MFRRIVLLSCALLLAACQSNSINRDFDAQRDFGGYRNWSWKEPAVQYQPDNDPRLKSDLTEQRIRQSISEQLDQRGLRMAAPGTRSDLKVQAWLIVENRQQTVSTNYGGGWNPWGGYGYWNGPMNTETRSVDYKVSTLQIDLFDGKDGKLVWRGSTERILNDNAGNPAERDQAIRTTVAKILEQYPPH; encoded by the coding sequence ATGTTCCGCCGTATTGTCCTGCTGTCCTGCGCCCTGCTGCTGGCTGCCTGTCAGAGCAACTCGATCAACCGCGATTTCGATGCCCAGCGGGATTTTGGCGGCTATCGCAACTGGAGCTGGAAAGAGCCCGCCGTTCAATACCAGCCGGATAACGACCCACGACTAAAAAGTGACCTGACTGAACAGCGCATTCGCCAGTCAATCAGCGAGCAGCTGGACCAGCGCGGCTTGCGCATGGCTGCGCCCGGTACTCGCTCGGACCTGAAGGTGCAGGCGTGGCTGATCGTCGAAAACCGTCAGCAGACGGTGAGTACCAACTACGGTGGCGGCTGGAACCCCTGGGGCGGCTACGGCTACTGGAACGGCCCGATGAACACCGAAACACGCAGCGTGGATTACAAGGTCAGCACCCTGCAGATCGACCTGTTCGATGGCAAAGACGGCAAACTGGTCTGGCGCGGCAGCACCGAGCGCATCCTCAACGACAACGCTGGCAACCCGGCTGAACGCGACCAGGCCATCCGCACAACCGTCGCGAAAATCCTGGAGCAGTATCCACCGCATTGA
- a CDS encoding DUF4136 domain-containing protein produces the protein MKHRFALLTLFFGISACQSSNPYVASSLPMPPAPPQAANTLDLSAYPAPQRDYGRYRTWGWLNGQLPPGTAWVDSAQVVEALSNGLDQRGLRPARNNQPADLYVSATTRQEIRLRQVRDEVDPYYGGGPGYGPYSGYRPGYGGYASVPVVRTYQEKVMVVQINLFDARTGQPVWSASADARSSNNLADRSKALRQAVQQALTAYPPS, from the coding sequence ATGAAACACCGTTTTGCCTTGCTGACTTTGTTTTTCGGGATCAGCGCTTGCCAGAGCAGCAACCCGTATGTGGCCAGCTCACTGCCCATGCCGCCTGCGCCCCCGCAAGCGGCCAACACGCTGGACCTGAGCGCCTACCCCGCGCCGCAGCGCGATTACGGGCGCTATCGGACCTGGGGCTGGCTCAACGGCCAGTTACCACCGGGCACCGCATGGGTCGATTCGGCGCAGGTGGTGGAGGCGTTGAGCAATGGTCTTGACCAGCGAGGCTTGCGTCCGGCGCGCAACAATCAGCCTGCGGACCTGTATGTCAGCGCCACGACGCGCCAGGAAATCCGGCTGCGGCAGGTGCGCGACGAGGTCGACCCGTATTACGGTGGCGGCCCGGGTTATGGCCCCTACAGCGGCTATCGGCCAGGTTATGGCGGCTACGCCAGCGTGCCGGTGGTGCGCACCTATCAGGAAAAAGTGATGGTGGTCCAGATCAACCTGTTCGACGCCCGTACCGGCCAGCCTGTCTGGAGTGCCAGCGCAGACGCACGCAGCAGCAATAATCTGGCAGACCGCAGCAAAGCCCTTCGTCAGGCCGTGCAACAGGCGCTGACGGCCTATCCTCCTTCGTAA
- a CDS encoding methyltransferase domain-containing protein produces the protein MSDRHFDQLATRFAEKIYGGAKGAIRLAVLQADLTETLPERPLRVLDIGAGLGHMSLWLAEHGHEVTLAEPAEPMLEGARQRFAAAGQTATFIQAPWQALPDLLSDTYDLVLCHAVLEWLAEPHTILPVLRQLTKADGWLSLAFYNRDALIYRNLLKGHFRKMRKNDMAGEKQSLTPQQPLDPRELATQLEGLWQVETRSGVRVFHDYMPVEFQARADLTDLLEMELAHRRHPAFAGLGRYLHWMCRPV, from the coding sequence GTGAGTGATCGTCATTTCGACCAGTTGGCGACCCGTTTCGCAGAAAAGATCTACGGTGGCGCCAAAGGGGCCATTCGCCTTGCCGTGTTGCAGGCCGACCTGACTGAAACGCTGCCAGAGCGGCCGCTGCGCGTGCTGGACATCGGCGCAGGGCTGGGGCACATGTCGTTGTGGCTGGCCGAGCACGGTCACGAGGTGACGCTGGCCGAGCCCGCCGAGCCAATGCTGGAAGGCGCCCGCCAGCGTTTCGCCGCTGCCGGACAGACGGCGACGTTTATTCAGGCCCCCTGGCAGGCGCTGCCCGATTTGCTGAGCGACACTTACGACCTGGTGCTGTGCCATGCCGTGCTGGAGTGGCTGGCCGAACCGCACACGATCCTTCCTGTGCTGCGCCAGCTCACCAAGGCCGATGGCTGGCTGTCGCTGGCGTTCTACAACCGCGACGCGCTGATCTACCGCAACCTGCTGAAGGGCCATTTCCGCAAGATGCGCAAGAACGACATGGCCGGGGAAAAACAGAGCCTCACGCCGCAGCAGCCCCTCGACCCTCGCGAGCTGGCGACGCAACTTGAAGGGCTGTGGCAAGTCGAAACCCGTAGCGGCGTGCGGGTGTTCCACGATTACATGCCGGTTGAGTTCCAGGCTCGGGCCGACCTGACGGACCTGCTGGAAATGGAGCTGGCCCATCGGCGCCATCCGGCCTTTGCAGGTTTGGGGCGCTACCTGCACTGGATGTGCCGTCCGGTCTGA